Proteins encoded in a region of the Rutidosis leptorrhynchoides isolate AG116_Rl617_1_P2 chromosome 9, CSIRO_AGI_Rlap_v1, whole genome shotgun sequence genome:
- the LOC139867472 gene encoding uncharacterized protein, which yields MTASEVQVENGELSTEAGTLQSDSVGLDGEQLVTGPILSPLHNSSGVNLAQDGGTLGLHKNGHVSPVSIEFGSFKKHSNDVGVSGSNARLGVVNNDVPSSSVSRQRDSKRIASSFFDEEREELKDLMVEGKIINSQKATKVKRKQRAKKVHGEELRKFNVDGL from the coding sequence ATGACGGCTAGTGAAGTGCAGGTTGAAAATGGAGAGTTGTCTACGGAGGCTGGTACGTTGCAAAGTGATTCGGTAGGTTTAGATGGTGAGCAGCTTGTTACGGGTCCTATTTTGAGCCCATTACATAACTCATCGGGGGTTAATTTGGCTCAAGATGGTGGGACTTTGGGCCTTCACAAAAATGGGCATGTTTCTCCAGTTTCTATCGAGTTCGGGTCTTTTAAAAAACATTCAAATGATGTTGGTGTTTCGGGTTCTAATGCTCGATTGGGTGTGGTTAATAATGATGTCCCCTCTTCTTCAGTTTCACGTCAAAGGGATAGTAAGAGAATTGCTTCTAGTTTTTTCGATGAAGAAAGGGAAGAACTTAAAGATCTAATGGTTGAAGGCAAGATTATTAACTcgcaaaaggctacaaaggtaaaAAGAAAACAGAGGGCTAAGAAGGTTCATGGAGAGGAATTGCGTAAATTTAACGTAGACGGTTTGTGA